In one Spongiibacter tropicus DSM 19543 genomic region, the following are encoded:
- a CDS encoding MaoC family dehydratase: MSRVFSTPAELLDAVGEHLGASEWLEIDQERINQFADATGDHQWIHTDPERAKDGPFGKCIAHGYLTLSLVNMFLPQIIDVQGISMGVNVGCERIRFPAPVPVGSRVRGVGELLSAEELKGGVQSVVRITVEIEGGDRPACVVDTISRYFPA, translated from the coding sequence ATGAGCAGAGTTTTTTCCACCCCTGCCGAGTTGTTGGATGCAGTGGGCGAACACCTGGGTGCCAGCGAATGGCTGGAAATTGACCAGGAGCGTATCAATCAATTTGCTGATGCGACAGGGGATCACCAGTGGATTCACACCGATCCCGAGCGGGCGAAAGATGGCCCCTTCGGCAAGTGTATTGCCCACGGCTACCTGACCCTATCGCTGGTCAATATGTTCCTGCCGCAAATCATCGATGTGCAGGGCATTTCCATGGGCGTGAATGTGGGCTGTGAGCGTATCCGCTTTCCGGCGCCGGTGCCCGTGGGATCACGTGTGCGCGGCGTGGGCGAGCTGCTGTCGGCAGAAGAACTGAAAGGCGGTGTCCAGTCTGTGGTACGCATTACCGTGGAAATTGAGGGCGGCGATCGTCCCGCCTGTGTTGTCGACACGATTAGTCGCTACTTCCCCGCCTGA
- the cls gene encoding cardiolipin synthase, with amino-acid sequence MTITLPSAAHHPASSMRVKPGRWGGHRTSTMSIDELGTSILMWLQGNLPGIAALIAATFAVLGILSALEAILKTRTAQGAVAWSIVLVGLPIVFVPLYWIFGRRKFRGYAIAKRGDTGAIDALVRELGPHYAELETFPCREDHRLSALSRLSNLPFCRGNSATLLVDGEQAFAEIFDRIRAAKRYVLLEFYIVRDDAIGRELAALLTEKVRQGVAVYFIYDEIGSLKLPRLYLQKLRDVGVQIVPFNSTKGTGNRLQLNFRNHRKIVVCDGDYAMIGGMNIGDEYRHMHPVLTPWRDTGLAMRGPVVQAVQLSFAEDWYWATESLPPLNWTPTVSSDADMQMLMVGTGPADNVESCALFFESLIHQARERLWIVSPYFVPDVAIIHALQLAAMRGVDVRIMLPELADKHSIKLSSFTAIRETLPQGVQFYYYQRGFLHQKVLLVDDDIASVGTANLDNRSFRLNFEISAVIYDQDFAQELADMLQQDFQLCRQLLPAEVAKWSLLRRLLSRCAYLFAPLQ; translated from the coding sequence ATGACAATCACTTTACCATCAGCCGCACACCACCCGGCATCGTCTATGCGGGTGAAGCCGGGGCGCTGGGGGGGTCACAGAACATCGACCATGAGCATCGACGAGTTAGGCACAAGTATTCTGATGTGGCTGCAAGGCAACTTGCCGGGTATCGCCGCGCTGATCGCGGCCACCTTTGCGGTGCTCGGCATTCTGTCTGCGCTTGAGGCCATCCTCAAAACCCGTACCGCTCAGGGCGCCGTCGCCTGGAGCATCGTGCTCGTCGGCCTGCCGATTGTCTTTGTGCCCCTCTACTGGATTTTCGGACGGCGTAAATTCCGCGGCTATGCCATTGCCAAGCGCGGCGACACCGGCGCCATCGATGCCCTCGTGCGGGAACTCGGCCCCCATTACGCCGAACTGGAAACCTTTCCCTGCCGGGAGGATCACCGGCTAAGCGCCCTGAGCCGCCTGAGCAATTTGCCCTTCTGCCGCGGCAACAGCGCAACACTGCTGGTTGACGGCGAGCAGGCCTTCGCCGAAATTTTTGATCGCATCCGCGCAGCCAAACGCTATGTATTGCTCGAATTCTACATCGTCCGCGACGACGCGATCGGCCGTGAACTGGCCGCCCTGCTCACCGAAAAAGTCCGCCAGGGCGTGGCGGTGTATTTCATTTACGATGAAATCGGCAGCCTGAAATTGCCCCGCCTATATTTACAAAAGCTTCGGGACGTGGGCGTGCAGATTGTCCCTTTCAACAGCACCAAAGGCACCGGCAACCGCCTGCAACTCAACTTCCGCAATCACCGGAAAATCGTAGTCTGCGATGGCGATTACGCAATGATTGGCGGTATGAATATCGGCGACGAGTATCGCCATATGCACCCCGTCCTCACGCCGTGGCGGGACACCGGTCTGGCGATGCGCGGCCCGGTGGTCCAGGCCGTGCAATTGAGTTTTGCCGAGGACTGGTACTGGGCAACGGAGTCGCTGCCGCCCTTGAACTGGACGCCGACCGTCAGCAGCGATGCCGACATGCAAATGCTGATGGTCGGCACCGGGCCCGCCGACAATGTGGAAAGCTGCGCCCTGTTTTTCGAATCGCTGATCCATCAGGCCAGGGAGCGGCTGTGGATCGTCAGTCCCTATTTCGTACCGGATGTCGCCATTATTCATGCCCTTCAACTGGCGGCCATGCGCGGCGTGGATGTGCGCATTATGCTGCCCGAGCTGGCCGACAAACACAGCATTAAGCTGTCGTCCTTCACCGCCATTCGCGAAACCCTGCCCCAGGGCGTGCAGTTCTATTACTACCAACGCGGCTTCTTGCATCAAAAAGTGCTGTTAGTGGATGATGATATTGCGTCGGTCGGTACGGCAAATCTGGACAACCGTTCATTCCGCCTCAACTTTGAGATCAGCGCTGTCATCTACGATCAGGACTTCGCACAGGAATTGGCCGATATGCTCCAACAGGATTTTCAGCTCTGCCGCCAACTGCTGCCCGCCGAGGTAGCCAAGTGGTCACTGCTCAGGCGCTTGCTCAGCCGCTGTGCCTACCTTTTTGCCCCGCTGCAGTAA
- a CDS encoding paraquat-inducible protein A, with protein MTTQTAMLACPDCDLLVEAAPKPGLRAHCPRCNAVVAQPASRFPQLSLAAGLTGLILFIPATALPIMQFTLAGQTGSNTLAEGVLRLWQEGFPLLSLLVLLCSLLAPLMHLLLNSYIGLCQYRRRIPGNFASSIKLAHFMQHWSMLEVYAIGILVAYVKMMDDGDVEILSGSYCLAGLMLSLIICAQSFDSERAWRDWEQRA; from the coding sequence ATGACGACTCAGACTGCCATGCTCGCCTGCCCCGACTGCGACCTGTTGGTGGAAGCGGCGCCCAAGCCGGGGCTGCGGGCGCACTGCCCGCGATGCAATGCCGTGGTCGCGCAGCCGGCGTCACGCTTTCCCCAACTGAGCCTGGCGGCAGGTCTGACGGGCCTGATTCTATTTATCCCCGCCACCGCCCTGCCGATTATGCAGTTCACACTGGCAGGACAAACCGGCAGCAATACCCTGGCGGAAGGCGTACTGCGACTCTGGCAAGAGGGTTTTCCGCTGCTGTCACTGCTGGTGTTGCTCTGCTCTCTCCTCGCCCCACTCATGCACCTCTTGCTGAACAGCTACATCGGTCTCTGCCAGTATCGGCGCCGAATTCCCGGTAACTTTGCCAGCAGCATCAAACTCGCCCACTTCATGCAACATTGGAGCATGCTGGAGGTCTATGCGATCGGCATTCTGGTGGCCTACGTGAAAATGATGGACGATGGCGATGTGGAAATCCTCAGCGGGAGCTATTGCCTGGCAGGCTTGATGCTCAGTCTGATTATCTGCGCTCAGAGCTTCGACAGCGAGCGCGCCTGGCGCGACTGGGAGCAGCGCGCATGA
- a CDS encoding paraquat-inducible protein A, whose product MTRIARRQGLARCDQCGLLSRLAPEAKHARCPRCHSHLFYRRHHSLQRSLALCIASALLLVPANALTIMTVVNLGHGEPDTIMSGIVRLWQNELHAIAAVVFIASILVPIAKIVALLLLMMVVQFRLPLSKTQCTVLYRFVHLIGRWSMLDLFMISILVTVVSLGNIATVHTGPGATAFASVVVLTMLAATSFDPRLIWDLEHDD is encoded by the coding sequence ATGACCCGCATCGCCCGTCGACAGGGGCTGGCACGCTGCGATCAGTGCGGTCTGCTCAGCCGTCTGGCTCCCGAGGCCAAACATGCCCGTTGCCCCCGGTGTCACAGCCACCTGTTTTACCGGCGCCACCATAGCCTGCAGCGTTCGCTGGCCCTGTGCATCGCCTCGGCGCTGCTGCTGGTGCCCGCCAATGCCCTGACCATCATGACTGTCGTCAACCTCGGTCACGGCGAACCCGACACCATCATGTCGGGCATCGTCCGCCTCTGGCAGAATGAGCTTCACGCCATTGCCGCGGTGGTGTTTATCGCCAGCATATTGGTACCGATTGCCAAAATCGTCGCACTGCTCTTGCTGATGATGGTGGTACAGTTTCGTCTACCATTGAGCAAAACCCAGTGCACGGTGCTGTATCGCTTTGTGCACCTGATTGGCCGCTGGTCCATGCTTGATTTGTTTATGATTTCCATTCTGGTCACAGTGGTCAGCCTGGGAAATATCGCCACGGTTCATACCGGACCGGGCGCCACGGCCTTTGCCAGTGTAGTCGTATTAACGATGCTGGCGGCCACCAGTTTTGACCCTCGCCTGATCTGGGACCTCGAACACGATGACTGA
- a CDS encoding PqiB family protein yields MTDTDTHYPEANYQPPKRLSAVWLLPVVAAAIALWLLYQNVTETGLQITVHFDDGSGISAGKTPVIYQGITVGTVKQLRLNDKLDGVSATLELETQIEPLIRSNTQFWLVKPQISLSGVSGLDTLVGGNYISFQPGDGQTSLEFTALPEAPPFTDNSPGLKLSLRAAQLGSLTVGAPVLYQQIDVGDIEGYQLVDDGVEIALRIDPRYAHLVNDRSRFWNASGVRINAGLQGVNIDTGSLASVLAGGVAFDSPKGGNTVEDGEQFKLFENRERARGGRKILVHFPDAEGLSEGADVRLQGLRIGRIEALRFRSGGPKEGAEAELRINAPYFSYLNADSDFWLVKPQVSSAGIEGLDTLIGGPYISVRVDGEPGKAASQYTALREPPEQRIEAPGLRVVLKAEELNSVSVGSKVYYRKVAVGQVETVKLVADGVEIGIFIHQRYASLLHRESLFWNASGISVSGGLSGLNVKAESLATIVAGGIAFHTPEVKKPQAAWEGLTYTLHDDYESSFADKGREIRIYFASGNNLSKGTELKYEGIKVGEVTAVELDSNMQGVVVSARLAPTAKALARQGSRFWLIKPELGLVGTRNIETLLTGAYISVLPGSGETQTSFVGLERPPRQPAPAKGLNLVLSAEQRGSIKEGVKVYYRDIPVGEVFGVELSTDARNALIHINIEPRYATLVRANSRFWNASGVSVEFGLFSGAAVRSSSVESLIAGGIAFATPPGSSEEQPLAAQATSGQHYHLHKRARDEWQEWSPTIPIGATTAN; encoded by the coding sequence ATGACTGACACCGATACCCATTATCCCGAGGCTAACTATCAGCCCCCTAAACGCCTCTCTGCAGTGTGGTTACTGCCTGTTGTCGCGGCGGCCATCGCACTGTGGCTACTCTATCAGAACGTTACCGAGACCGGCCTGCAGATCACGGTGCACTTTGACGACGGCAGCGGGATTTCCGCCGGCAAAACCCCGGTGATCTATCAGGGCATTACCGTGGGCACGGTGAAACAATTGCGCCTGAACGACAAACTGGATGGCGTCAGTGCCACGCTGGAACTGGAAACCCAGATCGAACCGCTGATTCGCAGCAACACCCAGTTCTGGCTGGTTAAACCGCAAATTTCCCTGTCCGGCGTCTCCGGGCTGGATACACTGGTAGGCGGTAACTACATCAGCTTTCAACCCGGTGACGGCCAGACCAGCCTTGAATTCACCGCGCTGCCGGAAGCACCGCCATTCACCGACAACAGTCCGGGGCTCAAGCTCAGCCTGCGCGCCGCGCAACTGGGATCACTCACCGTCGGCGCGCCGGTGTTGTACCAGCAGATTGATGTGGGCGATATCGAGGGCTACCAGTTGGTCGACGACGGCGTCGAAATCGCGCTGCGCATCGACCCACGCTATGCCCATCTGGTCAACGACCGCAGCCGTTTCTGGAATGCCAGCGGCGTGCGCATCAACGCCGGACTGCAAGGCGTGAACATCGACACCGGCTCGCTGGCCAGCGTACTCGCCGGCGGCGTCGCTTTCGACAGCCCCAAGGGCGGTAACACCGTAGAGGATGGCGAGCAGTTCAAGCTGTTTGAGAACCGTGAGCGCGCCCGAGGCGGACGTAAAATTCTGGTTCACTTCCCCGATGCCGAAGGCTTGAGTGAAGGCGCAGATGTGCGCCTGCAGGGCCTGCGTATTGGCCGTATCGAAGCGCTGCGATTTCGCAGTGGCGGCCCCAAAGAGGGCGCCGAAGCCGAGCTGCGCATCAATGCGCCGTATTTCAGTTACCTCAACGCCGACAGCGACTTCTGGTTGGTCAAACCCCAGGTTTCCAGCGCAGGCATTGAAGGCTTGGATACCTTGATTGGTGGCCCCTATATATCGGTGCGCGTCGATGGCGAACCGGGTAAGGCGGCCTCCCAATACACCGCGCTGCGCGAACCACCGGAACAGCGCATAGAAGCCCCCGGACTGCGGGTTGTGCTCAAGGCTGAAGAATTAAACTCGGTTTCGGTTGGCAGCAAGGTTTACTACCGCAAGGTTGCCGTTGGTCAGGTCGAAACGGTGAAGCTGGTCGCCGACGGTGTCGAGATTGGCATCTTTATCCACCAGCGTTATGCCTCGCTGCTGCACCGGGAGTCACTGTTCTGGAATGCCAGTGGCATCAGCGTCAGCGGAGGGCTGAGTGGTCTGAATGTGAAAGCCGAATCCCTGGCCACCATCGTGGCGGGAGGCATCGCGTTCCACACACCCGAGGTGAAAAAGCCGCAAGCCGCCTGGGAAGGACTGACATACACCCTTCACGATGACTACGAAAGCAGCTTTGCGGATAAAGGCCGCGAAATTCGTATCTACTTTGCCAGTGGCAACAACCTGAGCAAAGGCACGGAGCTCAAGTACGAAGGCATCAAAGTGGGCGAAGTCACCGCCGTTGAGCTCGACAGCAATATGCAAGGCGTGGTCGTCAGCGCCCGCCTCGCCCCCACGGCCAAAGCACTGGCGAGACAAGGCAGTCGTTTTTGGCTGATCAAACCCGAACTGGGTCTGGTCGGCACCCGCAATATTGAAACGCTGCTGACCGGTGCCTACATCAGCGTCCTGCCGGGGAGCGGCGAGACCCAGACCAGCTTTGTCGGCCTCGAAAGGCCACCGCGCCAACCCGCGCCTGCCAAGGGCCTGAATCTGGTGCTCAGTGCTGAGCAACGCGGCTCGATAAAAGAAGGGGTCAAAGTCTATTACCGGGATATCCCCGTAGGAGAGGTATTCGGGGTGGAGCTGTCGACAGACGCCCGCAATGCGTTGATCCACATTAATATCGAGCCGCGCTATGCGACCCTGGTCAGGGCCAACAGCCGTTTCTGGAATGCCAGCGGAGTCTCCGTGGAATTCGGTCTGTTCAGCGGCGCGGCCGTGCGCAGCAGCTCGGTGGAGTCGCTCATTGCCGGAGGCATCGCCTTCGCCACGCCTCCGGGCAGCAGCGAGGAACAACCTCTTGCCGCCCAGGCGACATCTGGGCAGCACTATCACCTTCACAAACGTGCACGCGATGAGTGGCAGGAATGGTCGCCAACAATCCCCATCGGTGCAACCACAGCCAATTAG
- a CDS encoding efflux RND transporter periplasmic adaptor subunit: MQKPPKQALAVVIITVVAIVIALILFALRPAPQQSEIVPHTLIIDVAVAEKQPLTINVQSQGTVQPHTETNLVAEVSGQVMRVSPNFENGGLVDKGEILLAIDDRNYRAELKRAEASVATAHSNLVQEKGRAAVAKEDLRKYPRKHVSEEAKALSLRLPQLNEAKARLNSALADRRQAGINLARTQIRAPYHGMIKARQVDLGQFVSAGSVIGQMFSVNTAEVRLPIPTDRLPYLELPGTHDGDVQPRVVLEDDVGNRWPARIVRSEGVLDERSRVLFVVAAVEDPYRLNSEGEVLRNGTFVKANIEGREIPDLVPVPRHILRTGNQLWVVDENERLRNRDIKALRTEGKMVYVYEGLENGDRICLSSVPNAISGTLVKVNTEVSTRELLDGSRPDGLSALAEESEAR, encoded by the coding sequence TTGCAAAAACCGCCCAAACAGGCCCTCGCGGTCGTAATCATTACTGTTGTCGCGATTGTCATCGCCCTTATCCTGTTTGCCCTGCGTCCCGCTCCTCAGCAGAGCGAGATCGTGCCCCACACCTTGATTATTGATGTGGCCGTGGCCGAGAAGCAGCCGCTGACCATCAATGTTCAGAGCCAGGGCACGGTGCAGCCCCACACTGAAACGAATCTGGTCGCTGAAGTTTCGGGGCAGGTCATGCGGGTATCGCCGAACTTCGAAAACGGCGGTCTGGTGGACAAAGGGGAGATCCTGCTGGCGATCGATGACCGCAACTACCGCGCCGAGCTTAAACGGGCAGAGGCCTCTGTCGCCACGGCACACAGCAACCTCGTACAGGAAAAAGGCCGCGCCGCCGTCGCCAAGGAAGATCTGCGAAAGTACCCCCGTAAGCATGTCAGCGAAGAAGCGAAAGCGCTGTCTCTTCGCCTGCCCCAGCTAAATGAAGCCAAGGCCCGACTGAACTCGGCGCTGGCCGATCGCCGACAGGCAGGTATCAATCTGGCTCGCACGCAAATCCGGGCGCCCTACCACGGCATGATCAAAGCAAGACAGGTCGACCTGGGGCAATTCGTCAGCGCCGGCTCCGTTATCGGCCAGATGTTCTCAGTCAATACTGCCGAGGTGCGCCTGCCTATTCCCACAGATCGCCTGCCCTATCTGGAGCTGCCCGGCACCCACGACGGTGACGTACAGCCTCGGGTCGTGCTGGAGGACGATGTGGGGAACCGCTGGCCGGCACGCATTGTGCGCAGCGAGGGTGTGCTGGATGAGCGCAGCCGCGTGTTGTTCGTGGTCGCCGCGGTGGAAGACCCCTACCGCTTGAACAGTGAGGGCGAAGTGCTGCGCAACGGCACCTTCGTAAAAGCCAATATCGAAGGCCGCGAAATCCCGGATCTGGTTCCCGTCCCCCGCCACATTCTTCGCACCGGCAATCAACTCTGGGTAGTGGATGAAAATGAGCGCCTGCGCAACCGCGATATCAAAGCGCTGCGTACGGAAGGCAAAATGGTCTACGTCTATGAAGGTCTCGAAAACGGCGATCGCATCTGCCTGTCATCGGTGCCAAACGCCATCAGTGGCACGTTGGTGAAAGTGAATACCGAAGTGTCCACCCGCGAATTGCTGGACGGCAGCCGTCCGGACGGTCTCAGCGCACTGGCCGAGGAGTCTGAAGCGCGATGA
- a CDS encoding efflux RND transporter permease subunit — MSQEEIIDTNKGIIPWFARNSVAANLLMVVILFVGIGSALAIQRTLQPEFEINIITITVPYPGATPEEVEDGVVLKIEEALQDVEAIEDFESTSDESLATIKLDIYKDYDILAVMDEVKSAVDGIVSFPEQAERPVIKRMEIQNHTVNVELYGDLDERSLKALAEQVKLEMLQDPDIAYVQINGARDFEISIEIPEHRLLEYGLTLNDVADAIRASSRDLPGGTIKTNNGNISLRTQGQARRQHEFERLVLRSFPDGTRVTLGDIANINDGFEEVDGFAYFDGKPSLGLQVFSVGSQDLIQVADAVSRYVENKRPTLPEGVQMSQFADISYYLKGRMNMMIDNLGMGALLVFVVLSLFLNIKLAFWVMVGLPICFLGTFALMPIVDISLNMLSLFGFILVLGIVVDDAIIIGESAYAEAEERGHSLDTVIRGALKVATPATFGVLTTIVAFAPTLFATGVFATFPEAVGWVVILCLTFSLIESKWILPAHLAHSKPGTGPVWQKLDRIPAKTNELLTRFVEGLYRPFIEKAIRQRYITAASFLAMLIITVGLVAGGVVRFVMIPEVPGDFVQASLEMVEGTPEAETRRAFEHMDESLRIVDEAYAAEHEGDENRRLVSHVAAFGNGGRHVTFMAELTKNEMRDIDGAEIARRWREQIGEIPGAKILAVSIADQQMGAAISLKLSSSHAEDLAAAASEVENALRQYDGVYDIRNGASALRDEIVLQIKPEAETLGLSAAALGQQVRNAFYGAEAQRVQRGNDEVKVMVRFPREERSAISDLQNMYIRSNDGAFVPLSSVAKLSIEPAYTSMTRIDGERSITVSAQADKARVEPNKVTSAILTTLLPEMQKRYPGLDIKLSGESEETITLMNSLMVGFALALFGIYALLAVPLRSYMQPLIIMGVIPFGIIGAVFGHIVTDLAFSMLSFFGVIALSGVVVNDSLIMVDFVNAAVKRGTPIMQAVVDAGCKRFRAILLTSLTTFFGLLPMLMEDSLQAQFVIPMAVSLGFGIIFATVITLVLIPCMYIVLEDFHALIGKGRDLEASHTPDGKPEDEEQQQAHALPANPS, encoded by the coding sequence ATGAGCCAGGAAGAAATCATCGACACGAACAAAGGGATTATCCCCTGGTTTGCCCGCAACAGCGTCGCCGCCAACCTGTTAATGGTGGTGATTCTCTTTGTCGGTATCGGCTCAGCGCTGGCCATACAGCGCACCCTGCAACCCGAGTTCGAAATCAACATTATCACCATCACTGTCCCCTATCCCGGCGCGACGCCGGAGGAAGTGGAAGACGGTGTGGTACTCAAGATCGAAGAAGCGCTGCAGGACGTCGAAGCGATTGAAGATTTTGAGTCTACCTCAGATGAGTCCCTGGCCACGATCAAGCTGGATATCTACAAGGACTACGACATCCTCGCCGTGATGGACGAAGTCAAAAGTGCGGTAGACGGTATTGTCAGCTTCCCTGAGCAGGCTGAGCGCCCTGTCATTAAACGCATGGAGATCCAGAATCACACCGTTAACGTCGAGCTGTATGGCGACCTTGACGAGCGCAGCCTGAAAGCCCTCGCCGAGCAGGTGAAGCTGGAGATGCTGCAGGACCCGGATATCGCCTATGTACAAATTAACGGTGCCCGGGATTTTGAAATCAGCATAGAAATTCCCGAGCACCGGCTGCTGGAATACGGCCTGACACTCAACGATGTCGCCGACGCCATTCGCGCCTCGTCGCGGGACCTGCCCGGCGGCACCATCAAAACCAACAATGGCAATATCTCCCTGCGCACGCAGGGGCAGGCGCGTCGGCAGCACGAGTTCGAGCGACTGGTGCTGCGCAGCTTCCCCGACGGCACCCGCGTAACGCTTGGCGATATCGCCAATATTAACGACGGCTTCGAGGAAGTGGATGGCTTTGCCTATTTCGACGGCAAACCCAGCCTGGGCCTGCAAGTGTTCTCAGTGGGCAGTCAGGACCTGATTCAGGTTGCCGATGCCGTGTCCCGCTATGTAGAGAACAAGCGCCCCACACTGCCTGAAGGTGTACAGATGTCGCAGTTCGCCGACATCAGTTACTACCTGAAAGGCCGTATGAACATGATGATCGACAACCTCGGCATGGGTGCGCTGCTGGTGTTCGTCGTGCTGAGCCTGTTCCTGAACATCAAGCTCGCATTCTGGGTGATGGTGGGGCTGCCCATCTGCTTTCTGGGCACCTTTGCCCTGATGCCGATTGTCGATATCAGCCTGAACATGCTCAGCCTGTTCGGTTTTATTCTGGTGCTCGGGATCGTGGTCGACGACGCCATTATCATCGGTGAAAGCGCCTATGCTGAAGCCGAGGAGCGCGGGCACTCACTCGATACTGTGATCCGGGGCGCCCTGAAAGTAGCCACCCCCGCCACCTTTGGCGTGCTGACCACCATTGTGGCCTTTGCCCCCACCCTGTTCGCTACCGGCGTTTTCGCCACCTTCCCGGAAGCGGTTGGCTGGGTCGTCATTCTCTGTCTGACGTTCTCATTGATCGAATCCAAATGGATTCTGCCAGCGCATCTCGCCCACAGTAAGCCGGGCACCGGACCGGTATGGCAGAAACTCGACCGCATTCCGGCAAAAACCAATGAATTGCTGACGCGCTTTGTAGAAGGCCTGTATCGCCCCTTTATCGAAAAAGCGATCCGGCAGCGCTACATTACGGCGGCTAGCTTTCTCGCCATGCTGATTATCACCGTTGGTCTGGTGGCTGGCGGCGTTGTCCGTTTTGTGATGATTCCTGAAGTCCCGGGCGACTTCGTTCAGGCCAGCCTGGAAATGGTCGAGGGCACGCCGGAAGCGGAAACCCGGCGCGCCTTTGAGCATATGGACGAAAGCCTGCGCATCGTTGATGAGGCCTACGCGGCCGAACACGAGGGCGATGAAAACCGTCGACTGGTCAGCCATGTCGCTGCATTCGGCAACGGCGGCCGCCACGTGACCTTTATGGCCGAACTCACCAAAAACGAAATGCGCGACATCGACGGGGCCGAAATTGCCCGGCGCTGGCGCGAGCAGATCGGTGAAATTCCCGGCGCCAAAATTCTCGCGGTCAGTATCGCCGACCAGCAGATGGGCGCCGCGATTTCACTGAAACTGAGCAGCAGCCATGCGGAAGATCTTGCGGCCGCGGCAAGTGAAGTGGAAAACGCCCTGCGCCAGTACGACGGCGTTTACGACATCCGCAACGGGGCCAGTGCGCTGCGAGACGAGATCGTCCTGCAAATCAAACCGGAAGCCGAAACCTTGGGCCTGAGCGCCGCGGCGCTGGGACAGCAGGTGCGCAATGCTTTCTACGGGGCAGAGGCCCAGCGAGTGCAGCGCGGCAATGACGAAGTGAAAGTAATGGTGCGCTTCCCTCGCGAGGAACGCTCTGCCATTTCCGACCTGCAGAACATGTATATCCGCTCAAACGATGGCGCCTTCGTGCCACTGAGCAGCGTCGCCAAGCTGAGCATCGAACCCGCCTACACCAGCATGACCCGTATTGACGGCGAGCGCTCTATTACTGTCAGCGCGCAGGCCGACAAGGCGAGGGTTGAACCCAATAAAGTCACTTCAGCCATTCTCACCACGCTGCTGCCGGAAATGCAGAAACGCTATCCGGGGCTGGATATCAAACTCAGCGGGGAAAGCGAGGAAACCATCACGCTGATGAACAGCCTGATGGTTGGCTTTGCACTGGCATTGTTCGGCATCTATGCGCTCCTGGCGGTGCCGCTGCGCTCGTATATGCAGCCCCTGATTATTATGGGGGTGATTCCCTTTGGCATTATCGGCGCCGTGTTTGGCCATATTGTGACTGACCTGGCGTTCAGCATGCTGTCGTTCTTCGGCGTTATCGCCCTGTCCGGGGTGGTGGTCAATGACAGTCTGATTATGGTCGACTTCGTCAATGCGGCGGTGAAACGCGGCACGCCGATTATGCAAGCAGTGGTCGATGCGGGCTGCAAACGCTTCCGGGCCATTCTGTTAACGTCGCTGACCACCTTCTTCGGTCTGCTGCCGATGTTGATGGAAGACAGCCTTCAGGCGCAGTTTGTTATTCCGATGGCGGTATCACTCGGCTTCGGTATTATCTTCGCCACGGTCATCACCCTGGTGCTGATTCCCTGTATGTACATTGTGCTGGAAGACTTCCATGCCCTGATCGGCAAAGGCAGAGATCTGGAGGCGAGTCATACGCCGGACGGTAAGCCTGAGGACGAGGAGCAACAGCAGGCCCACGCCCTGCCCGCTAACCCATCCTGA
- the glpE gene encoding thiosulfate sulfurtransferase GlpE: protein MNFKRISIDEAQQLLTEGAQLADIRDEQSYQLGHIEGASHLRNDNLQAFIEAADPDQALIIYCYHGNSSQSAAQFFVEKDFTEVYSMDGGFEAWRQHYPQVSGTE, encoded by the coding sequence ATGAACTTCAAACGTATTTCCATCGACGAAGCCCAGCAATTGCTGACAGAGGGCGCACAGCTGGCCGATATTCGCGACGAGCAGTCCTACCAGTTGGGTCATATCGAAGGTGCCAGCCATCTTCGCAATGACAATCTCCAGGCGTTTATCGAGGCCGCCGATCCCGACCAGGCTCTGATTATCTATTGCTACCACGGCAACAGCAGTCAAAGCGCAGCGCAGTTTTTTGTCGAGAAAGACTTCACCGAGGTTTACAGCATGGACGGCGGCTTTGAGGCCTGGCGCCAGCACTATCCGCAAGTCAGCGGGACCGAGTAA